Proteins co-encoded in one Planctomycetota bacterium genomic window:
- a CDS encoding nucleotidyltransferase family protein, with amino-acid sequence MTDLTTVIHDLVDIFDRLGLPYAIMGGIAVRAHGIPRPTYDVDFTLAVPRDRLGAVFAAITERGYSVPEQYTRGWVDSVGGMPLVKVRLFLDGRAVDADIFIAESDFQRLVIERHVTAEVEGRSVKLVSAEDLILFKLIASRPRDLIDIQDVLFTQGELDEPYLRRWAGPLGVEEKLDEVLAARE; translated from the coding sequence ATGACCGACCTGACGACCGTCATCCACGATCTGGTCGATATCTTCGACCGACTCGGGCTCCCCTACGCGATCATGGGCGGCATCGCCGTCCGGGCCCACGGGATTCCGCGTCCGACCTACGACGTGGACTTCACCCTCGCCGTTCCCCGCGACCGGCTGGGGGCGGTTTTTGCCGCGATCACCGAGCGCGGTTACAGCGTGCCCGAGCAATACACGCGAGGGTGGGTCGACAGTGTCGGCGGGATGCCGCTGGTGAAGGTCAGGCTGTTTCTCGACGGCCGTGCCGTCGATGCCGACATCTTCATCGCCGAGTCCGACTTCCAGCGCTTGGTCATCGAGCGGCACGTCACGGCCGAAGTCGAGGGGCGGTCTGTCAAGCTCGTCTCCGCCGAAGACCTGATCCTCTTCAAGTTGATCGCGTCGCGGCCCCGGGACCTGATCGACATCCAGGACGTGCTGTTCACGCAGGGCGAGCTCGACGAACCCTACCTGCGCCGCTGGGCCGGCCCGCTCGGCGTCGAGGAGAAGCTCGACGAGGTGCTCGCCGCGCGCGAGTGA